From Verrucomicrobia bacterium S94, the proteins below share one genomic window:
- a CDS encoding 1-acyl-sn-glycerol-3-phosphate acyltransferase — MIDSDKQEVMADMRVYQASTRVFKLFLLIWHRLRIRGAENIPDRGGVLLASNHASFLDPPVVGVGYRGRPVHFMARDTLWNSKFGSWWMDHVGCIPVSRGTGDIKALKLTIKALKEGKAVSMFPEGTRTEDGELQEAKGGIGFIIEKSGCVVVPAYIDGTFEAYPKGARFIKPRKLTVTYGKPITQEEFKALGTGRAAYDDYAKLIMQRIADLRDGKDV; from the coding sequence ATGATTGATTCCGACAAACAGGAAGTAATGGCCGATATGCGCGTGTATCAGGCATCGACGCGCGTGTTCAAACTGTTTCTGCTGATCTGGCACCGTCTGCGTATTCGCGGTGCGGAGAATATTCCGGATCGTGGCGGGGTGCTGCTGGCTTCGAACCATGCAAGTTTTCTGGACCCGCCGGTGGTGGGGGTCGGCTATCGCGGCCGCCCGGTGCATTTTATGGCGCGTGACACGCTGTGGAATTCCAAATTCGGTTCCTGGTGGATGGACCATGTCGGCTGCATTCCGGTTTCGCGTGGCACCGGAGATATCAAGGCACTGAAGCTGACGATTAAAGCGCTGAAAGAGGGCAAGGCGGTTTCGATGTTTCCGGAGGGGACGCGTACGGAAGACGGCGAGCTGCAGGAAGCGAAGGGCGGCATCGGATTTATTATTGAAAAATCGGGTTGCGTTGTGGTGCCGGCTTATATTGACGGTACGTTTGAGGCATATCCGAAAGGGGCGCGGTTTATTAAGCCGCGCAAACTGACGGTTACGTATGGAAAACCGATTACGCAGGAGGAATTCAAAGCGCTGGGAACCGGTCGGGCGGCATACGATGATTATGCCAAGCTGATCATGCAGCGGATTGCGGATCTCCGCGACGGGAAGGATGTTTAA